One genomic segment of Drosophila melanogaster chromosome 3L includes these proteins:
- the dikar gene encoding dikar, isoform E, with protein MVSTFIGLLDIQSWWEIPCISHFCSLFSSAFDLPDIDIEDLESALLSDGTSDEDQVALVPELIVRLLKGCDALQTVAKEITHSNYQMFLRRFLRQQCRLHQTENHFDTDIDFQSLPVRKRLHILHDLCHFRLDSVDVQVILSNLEADSLRVEPLGYDAKNSGYWYFYGTRLYREDKATGGSASSSSGSGSGGAGASTGGASNSKGIGSNGTVWQVICFTEEDWQNLAAKFKTSTNAKERELFNILDDNFLPKLPQLFRERERLRRRKLLQVRNSSRIRNIAELKARQEEERQRRERENLYQDRQNAHWLAPPQQQQQQQQQQQQQQQQSQQRTRRRLARQCS; from the exons ATGGTTTCTACTTTCATTGGATTATTAG ACATTCAATCATGGTGGGAGATACCGTGTATTTCGCATTTCTGTTCATTGTTTAGTTCTGCCTTTGATCTGCCCGACATCGACATCGAG GACCTCGAATCGGCGCTGCTCTCCGATGGTACCAGCGATGAGGATCAGGTCGCCCTAGTGCCCGAGTTAATTGTGCGCCTGCTCAAGGGCTGCGATGCGCTACAGACGGTAGCCAAGGAAATCACACACAGCAACTATCAGATGTTCTTGCGTCGCTTCCTGCGCCAACAGTGTCGCCTGCACCAGACCGAGAACCACTTCGACACGGACATTGACTTCCAGTCGCTGCCCGTGCGCAAGCGCCTGCACATTCTGCACGATCTGTGCCACTTTCGCCTGGACTCCGTCGATGTGCAGGTCATCCTCAGCAATCTAGAGGCGGATAGTCTGCGCGTGGAGCCTCTGGGCTACGACGCCAAGAATTCCGGCTACTGGTACTTCTACGGCACGCGACTATATCGGGAGGACAAAGCCACCGGTGGATCGGCCTCCTCCAGTTCGGGTTCGGGATCAGGTGGCGCTGGAGCCTCAACTGGCGGAGCATCCAACAGCAAGGGCATCGGCAGCAACGGTACAGTTTGGCAAGTCATCTGCTTCACCGAAGAGGACTGGCAAAACTTGGCCGCCAAGTTTAAGACCTCGACGAACGCCAAGGAGCGCGAACTCTTTAACATACTCGATGACAACTTTCTGCCCAAGCTGCCGCAGCTTTTCCGCGAACGTGAGCGTTTGAGGCGTAGGAA ACTTTTGCAAGTGCGCAACTCCAGCCGCATTCGCAACATCGCGGAGTTGAAGGCACgccaggaggaggagcgcCAGCGTCGTGAGCGGGAGAATCTCTACCAGGATCGGCAAAACGCACACTGGTTGGcaccgccgcagcagcagcaacaacagcagcaacagcagcagcaacaacagcagcaatcgCAGCAGCGCACACGCAGACGGTTAGCACGCCAATGTTCCTAG
- the velo gene encoding veloren, isoform B: MNDEDFSRGDVRDLSDIPEADQFSASLKCSCVRLVPYRFEITEPVCFTTKGVRIAGILKDKDEKFELNIHKQEVIKVIAHFGNVEPAQPLVTLYLLKTCAEYVKNQLKLPDDQHHEHTGFKTHSYHTRRLILLFDSISVSARGNIKSMFSCVDEISSTDAAEILERIADSDRKTQDKSSQPPPRQLRADEQVSLLMYPPKGTGGLCIRMEDFVCLTKESYLNDIIIDFYLLWLRNTLIPEPQRERTHIFSTFFYKRLTTLTRPADMKQTAAQKRHARVQKWTKGVDIFDKDFIIVPINEQSHWFLAIICYPNLKGPVTFDTNQPVEPQQLKRPRGKKVALQIGNTTITPLTKRAEGGQLPAALTAENVCRIADDESERDEAEGDESDMASEDSENSNSAKEPAATPTSTTASTPSLSSSQPTATGPARNIASDDVPAVKQPLILIFDSLAGASRSRVVATLRDYLTCEYRVKKPDAQAHVFNKDNMPGHCVKVPQQNNFTDCGLYLLQYVEQFFGEPIRDYRLPIKQLTNWFDFLTVTKKREDIANLIQQLMDEGNQQQRLILPVIEFPTLNGQLVEYPEDTESAEFEEEEGHDDEDPASEMHDENNAGTDMEVDPVNEEPALAGKTAALAPASTTAAAPTGKRFVLKRRLHNGAVSSPTNGNGEASSNGGALIPQLVSTAAATTTGVSSGVAHLGPRGPSGGLKIRKIEP; the protein is encoded by the exons ATGAACGATGAAG ATTTCTCCCGTGGCGATGTTAGAGACTTGTCGGATATACCCGAAGCGGATCAATTTTCCGCCTCCTTGAAATGCAGCTGCGTGCGTCTGGTGCCCTACAGATTCGAGATTACCGAGCCG GTATGCTTCACCACGAAGGGCGTTCGCATTGCTGGCATCCTGAAGGACAAGGACGAGAAGTTCGAGCTGAACATCCACAAACAGGAGGTGATCAAGGTGATAGCCCACTTCGGCAACGTTGAGCCCGCCCAGCCACTGGTCACGCTATATCTCCTCAAGACGTGTGCCGAATACGTAAAGAACCAGCTCAAGCTGCCCGACGATCAGCATCACGAAC ATACCGGCTTCAAGACGCACAGCTATCACACTCGCCGTCTGATCCTGTTGTTCGACAGCATATCCGTGTCCGCCCGTGGTAATATCAAGTCTATGTTCAGTTGTGTAGACGAGATATCCTCGACAGATGCCGCCGAGATTCTCGAGAGGATCGCGGACTCCGATCGCAAGACGCAGGACAAGAGCTCGCAGCCACCGCCTCGCCAACTGAGAGCAGACGAGCAGGTTAGTCTGCTGATGTATCCGCCGAAGGGAACGGGTGGCCTGTGCATACGCATGGAGGACTTCGTCTGCCTCACAAAGGAGTCCTACCTCAACGACATCATCATTGACTTCTATCTGCTCTGGCTGAGGAACACGCTGATTCCGGAGCCTCAACGCGAAAGAACGCATATCTTCAGCACATTCTTTTACAAGAGACTCACAACGCTAACGCGGCCAGCGGACATGAAGCAGACGGCAGCACAGAAGCGACACGCCAGGGTGCAAAAGTGGACCAAGGGTGTGGACATCTTCGATAAGGATTTCATTATAGTGCCCATCAATGAGCAGTCGCATTGGTTCCTCGCCATCATTTGCTACCCGAACTTAAAAGGACCCGTCACGTTCGATACGAACCAGCCTGTAGAGCCGCAGCAGTTGAAGCGCCCTCGAGGCAAGAAGGTGGCCCTGCAAATTGGTAACACCACCATAACCCCGCTGACGAAAAGGGCAGAGGGAGGACAGCTTCCAGCGGCTCTGACGGCAGAGAACGTGTGTCGGATAGCAGACGATGAGAGCGAAAGGGATGAGGCCGAAGGCGATGAGAGCGACATGGCCTCGGAGGATAGTGAAAACTCGAATTCGGCCAAGGAACCagcggccacgcccacctccACGACAGCCAGCACCCCCAGTCTATCCAGTTCGCAGCCCACAGCCACCGGTCCAGCGAGGAATATTGCATCCGATGATGTGCCCGCCGTAAAGCAACCTTTAATCCTTATCTTTGATTCCCTGGCGGGAGCATCGCGTAGCCGCGTGGTGGCCACACTGCGAGATTATCTCACATGCGAGTACCGGGTAAAGAAGCCGGATGCGCAGGCGCACGTCTTCAACAAGGACAATATGCCGGGCCACTGCGTCAAGGTGCCGCAGCAGAACAACTTCACCGATTGCGGCCTGTATCTGCTGCAGTATGTGGAGCAATTCTTCGGCGAGCCAATCAGAGACTACAGACTGCCCATCAAGCAGCTGACCAACTGGTTTGACTTCCTCACAGTGACGAAAAAGCGCGAGGACATTGCCAATCTCATCCAGCAGCTGATGGACGAGGGCAATCAGCAGCAACGCCTCATACTGCCAGTGATCGAGTTCCCAACGCTGAATGGACAGTTGGTGGAGTATCCAGAGGACACGGAAAGTGCCGAGtttgaggaggaggagggccATGACGACGAAGATCCAGCTAGTGAAATG CATGATGAAAACAATGCCGGCACCGACATGGAAGTGGACCCCGTGAACGAGGAGCCAGCGTTGGCAGGGAAAACCGCCGCGTTAGCACCTGCGTCCACGACTGCGGCAGCGCCCACGGGTAAAAGATTCGTGCTGAAGCGGCGCCTGCACAACGGAGCCGTCTCAAGTCCGACCAATGGAAACGGCGAGGCTAGCAGTAATGGCGGTGCACTGATACCCCAGCTGGTGAGCACGGCGGCCGCAACGACGACGGGCGTTTCGTCCGGAGTCGCTCATTTGGGGCCGCGTGGGCCCAGCGGTGGACTGAAGATCCGGAAGATAGAGCCGTAG